One genomic window of Opisthocomus hoazin isolate bOpiHoa1 chromosome 16, bOpiHoa1.hap1, whole genome shotgun sequence includes the following:
- the MIIP gene encoding migration and invasion-inhibitory protein, which translates to MELEHLKRLRQTNQDLLQRLRMKQEEIRKRLPGKPLFPAYLHDRRATERSVPSPKKGKENQVDAVKSAADPAVLVSVEPGAYTARAALRSSLKHNSTDREVQQQQAKMQETVGLDSSFPGKEKNVVPVSAIVTCGRETSGVDRAGHARGSPEKESFLLGHEENRKQSTLLHSFHEKKQLRDHLDPSLSRVQNEETSKQQEVIREPIIHKSILLTSQSKELKEKAGHVTFQSEPEDYTVPVSSWSVHPFLGYDWIAGLLDTNSSLAENSDQYFAELHEFRQANKEVCIHEQHLEPKALDYVVPEQELDLITSSHKCVYCYRLNQRLFTDPVDSESACPVCKIPRTHQSPEILEEPAYVRVSIPRSTLMPAYKYKAHRRRSFEPADDLALPSHCLAGWENTPSRNPMLSSLDLRASLEEKPHHPHLNCMSTVSEGTRTNQLLNLTHLTLHV; encoded by the exons ATGGAATTAGAGCACCTGAAGAGGCTACGTCAGACCAACCAGGACCTTCTACAAAGGCTCAGAATGAAGCAGGAAGAGATCAGAAAAAGGCTTCCTGGCAAGCCACTTTTTCCAGCATACCTTCATGATAGAAGAGCGACTGAAAGATCTGTCCCCTCGCCCAAGAAAGGG AAGGAAAATCAGGTTGACGCTGTGAAGTCTGCAGCTGACCCTGCAGTGTTGGTGTCTGTGGAACCTGGAGCTTACACAGCCAGAGCAGCCCTCCGTTCATCTCTTAAGCACAACAGCACAGACAGAGAGGTACAGCAACAACAAGCCAAAATGCAGGAAACAGTAGGTTTGGATTCCAGCTTTCCtgggaaagagaagaatgttgtgccAGTGTCTGCAATTGTTACATGTGGCAGAGAAACCTCCGGAGTGGATAGGGCTGGCCATGCTCGAGGAAGTCCAGAGAAAGAATCATTCCTTCTGGGAcatgaagagaacagaaaacagtCCACTCTGCTACACAGTTTCCATGAGAAAAAACAGCTTAGGGATCATCTGGACCCATCACTGAGCAGAGTACAGAATGAAGAGACCAGCAAGCAGCAGGAGGTCATTAGAGAGCCCATAATCCATAAATCAATCTTGCTGACATCTCAGTCCAAAGAGTTGAAG GAGAAAGCTGGTCATGTGACTTTTCAGTCTGAGCCTGAAGACTATACCGTACCTGTGAGCAGCTGGTCCGTGCATCCTTTCCTGGGCTATGATTGGATTGCAG GGCTCCTAGATACAAACTCTTCACTAGCAGAAAATTCTGATCAGTACTTTGCTGAGCTGCACGAGTTCCGACAGGCCAACAAAGAAGTGTGTATTCACGAGCAGCACCTGGA GCCCAAGGCTCTGGATTACGTAGTTCCTGAACAAGAACTAGATTTGATAACCAGTTCCCATAAGT GTGTTTACTGTTACCGATTAAACCAGCGCCTCTTCACTGACCCTGTGGATTCAGAATCTGCCTGCCCTGTGTGTAAGATCCCACGTACTCACCAGTCCCCAGAGATACTGGAAGAACCAGCCTATGTCAG GGTCAGCATTCCCAGGTCTACTCTTATGCCTGCCTACAAATACAAAGCCCATCGCAGGAGGAGCTTTGAACCAGCAGACGATCTAGCATTACCTTCG CATTGCCTGGCTGGCTGGGAAAATACCCCTTCCAGGAACCCCATGCTCAGCAGTTTGGATCTGCGAGCTTCACTGGAAGAGAAgcctcaccatcctcacctg AACTGCATGTCCACAGTTTCAGAAGGAACCAGAACTAACCAGCTTCTGAACCTGACCCACTTGACACTTCACGTTTAG